The DNA sequence CGCACACGTGATCTGCCGTTTGCTGCCGCACACGTGCCGCACACGTGATCTGCCGCACCACCAGCGCAGCCGCGCTGGTAGTGCGGCGCCATCTTACAGAAGCACCGTTAAACATACGCAGCAGGTTTGGAGCAGTTATTTATTTCGGCAAAGGTAAGAGCCCACCGCTCGGAAAACTCAGCAGCCGTCACTATTGCCGCAGCCCAAGCCAATGTAACTATCGTCATGTATTCTTAATCTCGTAGCCAATTATCCCAGTTATTAATAGACCATGAAGTTTATCACATCTGGCGACGAGGATAGAATGCGTCGGATAGGTCAAATGAGTAATTGCAAGATAggtctaaaaaaaagaaaagacgggcGCAAGATGAAGACTCATGCCTCTCCCGGACGCCCACGCAAAGAAAATTCGACATGTCTCAGTTGAGAAAGGTGCCTGCCTTTGAAGAACGGTCTAGCGGCGATTTTGGTTCATACCTTGTACGCTTCGAGGGCTCGTTATCACCGAACGAGTTAGTTGCCCGTAATTAAGCACAAAGACATTTTCTTGGCGAAGCTGCCACAAAAAGCGCACGCGCTGTTGAAGGGCCTAATAGCTCCCGCGaagcgtaaagaaaaaaaaacatacaaagaCCTCGCCGTAGCTCTGGGCCTCTATTTCAAGCCGAATCGCATAACCATCGCCCAGCGATTCGGTTTCCaccggcacgaaaaaaaaaaaaaaaggtgaacagTAGGTGTGCCCATACCGCGCCCAGTACGTCACTGCCAACAGATATTTTGATAACATTGTTTATCACCTGCTGCTTCTTAGCGTTGAGTAAACCACTTTTCCTGCGCAAAATTTATTGTTCAGGTATAGCGTGTAGTGTTACTTTCTTTAAGCTGATGAGCATCTTTTTAATAAACTGCTGGGGCAAGTGGTCACCACGATTTGTTCATACGCAGGAATTTAAGGCACCACAGTTACTTCACATCTTTAGCAATGCGTCAAATTTTTTTCCAGCTTTTTTACTAGTAATCTTGTTTTGTTAATGTGTAGAGTACAATTTTCATCATTTCAGTATTTACGAAAACCCTTATTTCACCTTGCTATTTACAATCTTTCAAATGTGTTGCTTTCACGCCACTGGGTAATTGCATTACGATTCGCTGGTAAGCTTGTGTTTTGGTTGAAATTATAGGCGATGGTTTgtaaatggaggggggggggggggagggcgctgCAGAATTCACCTTTGATCGCCGCTATGTATACGTGGATAGCAGGATAGGGATATCGTTAATCTAAAATATTTTGTTTTGCTGTACACAATATTGCTGTTTGTTACCAAATATAGCGCCAAATCGCCAATAGGCACTGTTATAAAAGTACAGTTTCTGTTGTTTATCATCGCTTTGTAGGCAAAGAACAGGGCATTGAGCTTTGTCCTTTTTTACTCTGTCCTAGAGCACTTTGGCGATTTCCAAGTGACCTTTATTATGGCACTGTCCCTATGGCCGATTCTTGGTAATCGAACATTTACGCAGAAGGAGGcgcaagaaagagaaagatggACAAACAATGGAGCGCTCTGCAGTTTGTCCACCTTGTTTATGGTGAACCTTCTGCGGCACAAAATGTCCCGTGCTGAGGATCATCTAGTAGCCAAAGCCCGTACTTATTCTGTGACGACTGATCAATATCATCGCACGTTCCCAGTCTCCTGCGGAGaatctttgtttttcttgtttacttGAAAGAAGAGtgcttttcttgtttattttcagGTTATTTTCAGGCCTCGGTTGTTTCGTGTTCTTTTCGAAACCGACCTATTGTCATATGACCTCGCAGTAGATGCCAAATTTTAAAGCGTATTTTGCTTGAAAAAAGTTGTTCGCCTGCGGTGTTCTCACTATATGAGTTGCCCGCATTTCCGCCTTTCAGAAATACTTTTTACATGAAAgatctgtacttttttttttgtttctgggcATCCGACGATATAGTAAAGGGCACATACTCCTGTGAGGCGGCTTCACTGCAGTGCTATCACACAAAAGTGCATGTCACACATCTACATGGAGTTTGACTGGCACAAAAAGTTGGCTGTCAAACTCTGCAACGTTATTGGAAAATAACAAAACTTGACGCATGGTTAGAAAATAACCTGCAGGTTATATAAGTGAAGTGACTAGGCTAAATAAAGAAGCGCTTCTCCATAGTCAATTTTTCAAAGACGATTCCCATTAAGTGACGCAACCGCACGGCAGCCACCGCCGGCAGATGGTGCTAAAGGTCGATCTCCCAAATTCTTGTGCATGAATGTGAGGCGTTTTAGACAAGATCTTGCAACATTAGACCACACGCTGTATGAGCCTCACATGAACGTGCACAATACGAAAAAAGAAGTAGTCACGGCGCTTCAGTTTttttgaggtggcagtatggcaGATACTGATCACTTTCTAACCCACAAATGATATCGACACTTCTGATTTATCATCACAATGTGAACAAACGTAGACAAATTTTATTCTGTACTATATGCCAACCCTCAGCGTAATTACAATACTGTTTATTTTCTGCTTTCATCTTGCATACTCGCAGGAGAACAACTTGAGCGTCTTTCGCTTCGAAGATGGCACATTCGACGATTTCCTAGAAGTTTTCTTGACAGGCGAACTCGGATACGGTTTCTACTTCGACCACGTGACCGCCGGATACGCTTTGAAGGACGAGCCGAACGTGTTCTTCGTGACGTACGAGGAACTGACGAGGGACACGCGGCGTACTGTGATTCGGTTGGCTCGCTTCATCGGTGAGCGCTTCGGCACAATGCTGGAGGAAGAGGGCGAAGAAAGGCTGAGCCTAATCCTGCAGAGGAGCAGTGCGAGAAGCATGAAAGACATTATGATATTCAACCTGAGCGAAAACGCCGACCCAGGAATGCAGGAGCGCTTGGACAAGCTCAACCCGTCATCCAAGGCGGCGCACGAAGGCGACTCGAAGCGCCACGAAGTGCTCAGGCAGGCCAAGGTTGGAGGATGGAAAGAGTACTTCTCACCCGAGCAGCTGCGACGCATGGAAGCCACAATTGAGGAAACGACGCGAGGATCTGACGTCATGGAACTGTGGAGTGACATGCGACGGGAAGCGCTGAGTTTGTGTGAACAGCCTGGGTAGACTCGACACCCTCAGCCACGCCTTCCTTTACCGAGGACAAAACCGGCTGTAACGGCAAACAAGACCGGGGACCGTCATCGGCCTCTTTAGTAGATCGTTAAAACCATGTCTCTCTCTGTGTTTTCGCGATGCGGTGTCACTCATGTGGAGGCTATGCCGGCCTCAGGATCGGCTAAGAAAAAGGAGGATGTGTTTAACGTGTATCAGCTGTCATTTGCTCGAAGCACGCGCACCATCCTTtataagctttctttctttccttcctttggaAGGCAGAATGGGTATGGACATTTATAGGAGGTACGGGGGTACTTCGCTTTCCTTAGCCTGCTACCAAAGGACGGCGCATGCAGTCAGTGGACTCAATCAAATTGAGACAGGGCGTTTATTACACATCAGTGATAGTTGAAGCAGAACACCTATTATAGCTCGTAAGAAAACGACTGTCCCTTTCGACAGCGCCTTTTATTGCTGTTAGCACGGGAGATCGGTTCATCCTCCAGGTTGGCTTCGTGATCCTGACTTTTTTAAAAAGTAAGGATCTGGACTCTATGAGCTTTGAGTAGACTTGTCTGTTATGTGGTTTGTGTCGTCCTTTTATCGGCATCGTAAACCATCGTGCCCCTCTATGTTTAGCTCAGGAAAACGTCACTACTTTTTTTATCattaaactttctctctctctctctctctctctctctctctgtcaataCGAAGCAGAATGAGATAAACGTACCAACAGTGTACAACTGTTCCTTGTCCTTCAGCACTGCAATTCACGCTAGAGGATCCGGAATAACGTTGCCGATGTAGCTGACATGTAGAAATGCGCCTGTTTCAAAGCATTCTGGATACATGCCCGAATgcgaaaagagatttttctttaGCAAGAGCTATGCTAAAGCTGTACGGCAGGAGCGCCTGAGAACTCCTTTGTACTCCCTTTTCTCGAGGGAGGTGCACTCAGAGTCACGCGGTCGCATTTTCATTAAAGAAAGCAGGCAGCGGTATACATGTGCGCACGCCGTCTGTTCTGATGTCAGTAAGGGAGATGATTTTGCGTATTTCTTCTATTATGACCTATTCAAACCACAAGCTTGACCTGCATGCATTTATTCAAGATTCCGCTAGTTGTTTTATCGTGTGTTGCATTCGTCTTTTTTCGCCATTGTTTCTACACGATAGCTGACCAAATGCGCTctagcgtaaagctattccaaaccgTTTCTATTCCGTTTCTGCGATCAGTCTTCCCCAATTGGTCACAAATTTTTCGGGCTAGCCCCTCTTCGCCTGTCGATCACGTGTCGTCGTTAGAACTTCCCATCTGATATCGCGTGTGCACATTGATATGCATAATtagacagaacaaaagaaaattacataTTACTCAATCCcaacctttatttttttcattagcCCACCACTATTAGTAAAAGGTTTTCGCCTTTCtatcacgcgatgtcacaaaattTTGAAAACtgaccacgtcaaagtgacgtgcagtattgaagatgcattaatatgccgaaaaaattaattttttttttttcaagatagccaaagactgccccgttccgaaaggaatagaagaccTTTCTACAGAAGGCCTACCTCTCGCTCTGggactggctactcggagctgccgggtaAAATGGATTTATTTTCGTATAATAAAAAACTTACGTGACAGTAATAACGTTGTCAAGCCCTTTCTGCACGTATACGGCGTCGCGCTGCCAACTCTTTATCGCTGAAGATCCGTGTTAGCGGCATTTATGATGCACGgacggatgctatgagcgtccgcTTTGAAACGAGGTGAAGGGTTCccgtcaccaagctcttgttgtTACTTTACCTGATGAACACcaatcttttaaaaaaaaaaacactcaaagaaagcccagcatcaaactttctgaaccactatatTTGAACATTGTTTTTATATGGCTTCATTGCTTGTGGTTTCCCTACTTTTGTGCCACCAAGCTTCCAACGGCCGCCTTTAACTTTCCGttccatgccgccgcgatttttctACTAACCAACGCAAGCTAAGCAACAGGGCAAATTCCAGACGTGGGTATCACCCTTCTCAACC is a window from the Dermacentor variabilis isolate Ectoservices chromosome 3, ASM5094787v1, whole genome shotgun sequence genome containing:
- the LOC142576574 gene encoding sulfotransferase 2A8-like, whose product is MAAARPKPYYQVIDGVPRCPFMTPESLRQGLDFVARTGDLLQVSYPRSGTHWVQYITQLILKEGEPVDTYEQFMEGAVFIEYFLGAPDCKQSTPMRTLCTHLPLSKDKLNPEAKYIYVARNPWDVCVSLYHHENNLSVFRFEDGTFDDFLEVFLTGELGYGFYFDHVTAGYALKDEPNVFFVTYEELTRDTRRTVIRLARFIGERFGTMLEEEGEERLSLILQRSSARSMKDIMIFNLSENADPGMQERLDKLNPSSKAAHEGDSKRHEVLRQAKVGGWKEYFSPEQLRRMEATIEETTRGSDVMELWSDMRREALSLCEQPG